The Rhizobium leguminosarum DNA segment GCAAAGCGGCATCACCCTTTTCCTGGCGACCAACCAGGAGCACAGGCGGGCGCGCTACCTGATGGAAGAGGCCGGCCTTGGCGCGCATTTCGACGGCATCCTCTATTCCGCAGCGCTCGGGCACCGCAAACCTTCGCCTGAGTTTTTCCGGCTGGCGACCGAGCGGGCCGGCGCCCTGCCCGGCGAGATCGCCTTTATCGACGATATGGCGGAAAATATCGAAGCGGCGCGACTATTCGGCTGGAACGCGGCGCAATGGACGGCGGGCGCCAGGCTGCACGAGACGCTTTCCGCTTTCACCCAGCCGCGATGAGCCGTCTGAGGTGAGTCGGGGGCGCAATCAGGCGAGCCGCTTGTAGAACAGCGTGGTATCGCAGAAGCCGCCTTGCGGCCACATCGCATAATCCGGGATGACGCCGACCCGCTGCCAGCCCAGGCGCGGATAGATCGCCTCGGCATCGCTGCCGGTTGCGGTATCGAGTACCAGCAGGGTCTTGCCACGCTTTGCCGCTTCGCGCTCGGCGGCATCCATCAGCAGCCGGGCAAGGCCACGCCCGCGGGCGGAGCGATGCACCAACAGCTTCTTCAGATCGCCGCGATGCGGCTGGTTCGGCATCTGCGCGGCACCCACCTGCACCGTGCCGACGATGCTGCCGTCGAGTTCGGCGACCAGCAGCAGATTGCCGCCCGCCGCAACCGTATCGGCGACATCGCGCCAATAGGGCTCGGCATCCTCAGGCCCATAGGGCTGCATGAAGCCGACGGAGGCGCCGCCCGCGACGCAATCGGCAAGTACCTGCGCAAGCGCCGGAATGGCGGCGCGCGCCTCCTCGGCGGAAAGGGTACGAATATCGACCATCCTGTTCTCCTGAAATGAAGCTGTTAGCGGCCGCCGCGATCGAGCACGACGCAATAGCGCGCTGGGGCATGGCCGGGATTGTGGAAGACATGGCCCTCGCCAACCGGCATGAAGAGACAATCGCCGGGGCGCAGCCGATAGACCACCTCCCCCGCCGTCATCTCCAGCTCGCCGTCGAACAGCCAGACATGTTGGGTCATGCCATGGGCGCTGGCATGTGGGGGAAAGCTGACGCGGGCGCCGGACGGAAATTCGACTTCAACGATATCGATGTCGGACGCCGTGCCCGGCGCTGAAACAGACCGTCTGAGATAACCAGTCTCCGGGTCGCGCCAGACCTGCTGCTCCTGCCGGCGGGCAAGCGGCGAGGCCTGCTGCCCCTCCTCGGCAAAGAAGGCCGACAGCGACAGGCCGAGGGCGGCGCAGATTCTGGCCAGCAGCGAGGCGGTGGGGCTCGCCTCCGCCCGCTCGATACGCGAGATCATCGCCCGGCTGACCCCGGAGGCTGTGGCGAGATCGTCAAGGGTCAGCCCCTTTTCCAGCCGCAGCTTGCGGATACGAATGCCGATCGCCTGTTCGAGTTCCTGTTCCATCGTCCGATCCATGATTCTACTATAAGAGAAATACATGATCTGATCATGGAATCAACTCTCTTCAGGCGGTCGGCGCTCGACCTTGCTTTCGCCACAGCCTCGCCGATATATGGCATCGCAATTCAGATGGGAGAAAGTGATGGACGCCAGCACACAGAGCACGGAACTGACGGCAGGCTTCACGGCCGCCGCCTGGGACAGGATCGCGCCCGTCATGGCCAAGATCGAAGTCTTGCCGCTTCTCACCCGCCTGTCCGACGGCACGCTACCGCCTGAGGTTTTCCGGCACTACATTCTGCAGGATGCGCTCTACCTGAAGCATTATGCGCGCTGCCTGGCGATCGTCGCGGCCAAGGCGCCCGACAATGCGCAGGTGCTGCGCTTCCTCGGTTCGGCGCAGAAGGCGATCACCGTCGAGCAGGGCCTGCATGCCGGCTTCCTTACCCAGTTCGGCATCACCTCTGCAGATGTGACATCAGCCGAACCCTCGCCCGCCTGCTTTGCCTATACGAATTTTCTGCTCGCCACCGCCTATCACCGCTCCTACGCGGTGGCGCTTTCTTCAATCCTTCCCTGCTTCTGGATCTACTGGCATGTCGGCGAGGCGATCAAGAACCGGCCGGCGATCGAGGGCAATGCCTTCCAGGCCTGGATCAACACCTATGGCGATCCGCAATTTGCCGCCGGCGCCCGCGAAGTGATCGCGCTGACCGACATTGCCGCCCGTGCCGCATCGCCGGTGGAGCGCGCCGAGATGAGCGATGTCTTCGTGCGCGCCTCGCAATATGAATGGATGTTCTGGGATTCGGCCTGGCGGCTGGAGACGTGGCCAGTCTGATCCGCGTCCGACCGGCCGGCAAAATAGCGTAAACAGCGGGATAATTACCGCTTTGCGGCAGGGGGCGGCGCTGCTATATGGCGCGCATGAGCACCAATTCCACCACTCCGCTGTCCCATATCCGCAACTTTTCGATCGTGGCCCACATCGACCACGGCAAATCGACGCTGGCCGACCGGCTGATCCAGACGACGGGCGGCCTTGCCGAGCGCGAAATGTCCGAGCAGGTGCTCGACAATATGGATATCGAGCGCGAGCGCGGCATCACCATCAAGGCGCAGACCGTGCGCCTGCATTACCAGGCGAACAACGGCGAGAAATATATTCTCAACCTGATCGACACTCCCGGCCATGTCGACTTCGCCTACGAAGTCTCGCGGTCGCTGTCGGCCTGCGAGGGTTCGCTGCTCGTCGTCGATGCCAGCCAGGGCGTCGAGGCGCAGACACTCGCCAACGTCTACCAGGCGATCGACAACAATCACGAGATCGTTACCGTCCTCAACAAGATCGACCTGCCGGCCGCCGAACCAGACCGCATCAAGGAGCAGATCGAGGAAGTGATCGGCATCGACGCTTCGGAGGCCGTGCTGATTTCGGCCAAGACCGGTCTCGGCATTCCCGACGTACTGGAGGCGATCGTCAACAAGCTGCCGGCGCCGAAGAGCCCCGGCGGCGACAAAGCGCCGCTGAAGGCGCTGCTCGTCGACAGCTGGTACGACACCTATCTCGGCGTCATGGTTCTCGTGCGCATCATCGACGGCGTGCTGACCAAGGGCCAGACGATCCGCATGATGGGCACCGATGCGAAATACCAGGTGGAACGCGTCGGCGTGCTGACGCCGAAGATGGTCAATGCCGACAGCCTCGGGCCCGGCGAGATCGGCTTCATCACCGCTTCGATCAAGGAAGTGGCCGATACCCGCGTCGGCGATACGATCACTGAGGACAAGCGGCCGACCGCCCAAGCGCTGCCGGGCTTCAAGCCGGCGCAGCCGGTGGTGTTTTGCGGCCTATTCCCGGTCGATGCCGCCGATTTCGAGGATCTGCGCGCCGCCATGGGCAAGCTTCGCCTCAACGACGCCTCGTTCTCGTTTGAAATGGAATCGTCGGCCGCTCTCGGTTTCGGCTTCCGTTGCGGCTTCCTCGGCCTCCTGCATCTCGAAATCATCCAGGAGCGGCTGGAGCGCGAGTTCGACCTCGACCTCATCGCCACCGCACCCTCCGTCGTCTACAAGATGTTCATGACCGACGGCTCCGAGCGCGAGCTGCACAACCCGGCCGACATGCCCGATGTCGTCAAGATCTCCGAAATCCACGAGCCGTGGATCCGCGCGACGATCCTGACGCCTGACGATTATCTCGGTGGCATTCTGAAGCTTTGCCAGGACCGCCGCGGCATCCAGATCGAACTCACCTATGTCGGCACGCGCGCGATGCTGACTTACGATCTGCCGCTCAATGAAGTCGTCTTCGATTTCTACGATCGGCTGAAGTCGATCTCGAAGGGCTACGCCTCCTTCGACTATACGCTGACCGACCACCGCGAGGGCAACCTGGTGAAGATGTCGATCCTCGTCAATGGCGAGCCGGTCGACGCGCTGTCGATGATGGTGCACCGGACGGCGGCCGAAAAGCGCGGCCGCGACATGTGCGAGAAGCTCAAGGAGCTGATCCCGAAGCATATGTTCAAGATCCCGATCCAGGCGGCGATCGGCGGCAACGTCATCGCCCGCGAGACGATCTCGGCGCTGCGCAAGGACGTGACCGCGAAATGCTACGGCGGCGACGCCACCCGCAAGCGCAAGCTGCTCGACAAGCAGAAGGCCGGCAAGAAGCGCATGCGCCAGTTCGGCAAGGTGGAGATCCCGCAGGAAGCCTTCATCGCCGCGCTGAAGATGGGCGACGAGTAACGCTTCTCAATGGCATCTGATGCGCATATAGTGTGCGCATCAGACCAAGGAGATCGTCATGGCGCAGCGGCCAAGAAAGGCAGCGAACCTCTCTCTCGATGAGGGTCTGGTGTCGCAGGCGCGTGACCTCAAGATCAATATATCCAGGGCGGCGGAAGATGGCATCGCCAAGGCCATAAAGGCGGAACGCGAGCGGCTGTGGCGTATCGAGAATGCCGAGGCCATCGCCGCGTCCAATGCCTATGTCGAAAAGCACGGCCTGCCGTTTCAGAAATATCGACAATTCTGATGGCGCGGTTTCACGTCTACAATCTCGTGCATACCGATGCGCTTGCTCTCGATCTGCAGTCAGATCTGCATGGCGAGCTGACGACGCGGATCATGGCGCCGATGCTTCCGCTGGAAGCTCTTCCCAAAATAATGCGCCAGCTCAATCCGCAATTCGTGATCGACGACGTGCCATACGTGATGGCGACCCAATTTGTCGGTGCGATTTCCACTAAAGAGATCGGCGTCGCCGCCGCGGACCTCACCTCCGACAGCGATCGTATCACCAGCGCCCTGGATTTTCTCTTCCAGGGCTTCTGAGTCACTGTCCGCCCATATACTCCTTCACCAGCCCCTCATAGGCTTCCATCTCGGGCAGCGCCTCGTAGCTGTGCACGGCGCCGGTCTCGGCAAAGGCCAGCTTCTCGCTCGTCCAGGTCTCGATGAAGGGCGTGAACCAGCTGGGATCGTCGAGCATAGTGACACGCAGGTTGACGAACCAGTCCATGCCTTCGGGGCGGGTGAACATCCAGCTCATGCAATGCGGGCAGAAATAATGTTTCGTAAAACCGTGCAGGCCGCGATGACGGGCTCGCCTTTCGTCACTTCGAAGCCTTCGCTGGGGATGGCGGCGCTCAGCGAATAGGCGCTTGCGGCCATCCTCTGGCAGCCTGTGCAATGGCAGGCCATGGTCAGCATCGGCGGCGCGCTGATCTTCAACCGCACCCGGCCGCAACGGCAGCCGCCTTCCATGGGTAAGTTCTGCGCTGTCATGATATTTCTCCCTTCGTCCATGATCTAGCGGAATGATCGCCGCTGTCGAGGTGGCAAGGCCACGATGCGTAGCCTTGGCAAGCGCCGTCAGGCGACCGCCTCGCGGCGGGAGCCACCGCGGCCCCGCAGGCCCGTTGCCATGACCAGCCCCCGAGAGCGGCAGCTGCGATCGGCACCAGAAGCGCCACACGCAGCGATTCCAGCCGGGCTTCGGGAGAGATTTCCTCGCCCAGCATATAGGCGCCGATGGCGCTGACGCCGGAAAGGCCGAGCGCGGCTCCGAATTGGATCGCGGTGTTGACCAGCCCGCTGGCAAGCCCGTGCTCGTCCTCGGCAATACCGTCGGTCGCGATGATGGTCAGCGGGCCGTAGCCGAGCGCGAAAGCAAGGCCGAGCAGGAGCATCGACGGGAACATGGCAGCATAGGTCCAGTCGAAGCCCATGCGCGAGAAGAGCGCATAACAGACAAGCGCCAGCAGGAAACCACCGAGAATGACGCAGACATTGCCGAAGCGGTTGACGAGCCGCGGCGTCAGGATCGGGGCAACCACCGCGTCAATGCCGATCGCCAGCAGCGCCAGGCTCGTCTGCATCGGCGTCCAGCCGAGCAGCTCCTGTAGATACAGGGAGGCGATGAACTGGAAGCCGAAAAAGGAGCCGGCAAACAGCAGAGCGCCGAGATTGGCGCGGATCAGGGCAGCCGAGCGCAGAATGCCGAGCCGCACCAACGGGGCAGTCGAGGAGCGCTCGATCAGAATGAAGGCAAACCAGAGCAGCGTACTTGCCACAAAGACGGCGATCGTCCATTCCGCGCCCTCGCCCGGATGTTCGAGCCGGGTGATCCCGTAGGCGGCAAGCAGCATGGCGCCGGTCAGCGTCACCGCGCCTGATAGATCGAATTTCCCACGCGCAGCTCCCGCACCGCGGTCGACGATCAGCCGCGGGGCGACGGCCAGCAGGATCGCTGCAAGCACCACCGGTGCGAAAAACACCCAGCGCCAGTCGATCGCGGCAAGCAGGCCGCCGGCGACAAGGCCGAGTGAGAAGCCGGCCGACGCAGTCGACGCATAGATCATTACCGCCCGGTTGCGCTGCGCTCCCTCAGGGAAATTGGCGGTGATGAGCGCCAGGCCGGCGGGCGTCATGAAGGCGGAAGCGGCACCGGTGACGAAGCGGGCAACGAGCAGTATCCAGCCTTCGCTCGCAAAACCACCGAGACCGGAGAAGGCGAGGAAGACGGCGAGCGCCGTCAGGAAGACGCGCTTCCTGCCGAAGATATCGGCGGCGCGGCCGCCAAGCAGCATAAAGCCGGCATAACCCAGCACATAAGCGCTGACGACGGCGCTGAGCGTGGTTGTCGACAGGCCGAGATCGGCGCGGATCGCCGGCAGCGCGATATTGAGCATGGCGACATCGATGCCCTTCGAGGAAAATCGCGCCGCAGAGCACGATCAGCGCCCCGGCTGAGCGTGCGCCCATGCGTCCTTCTGCTTTGATCTGGGAAGATGGGGTGGACATGGATCCGTTCCTTCGGTTGACGAGCTGAAACAACGGGGGCGAGGCAAGTTACTTTTGATGCCTCTGTTCCCCCTTGTAACCAAGGCCTAGTTAAGACATGATCCGGCACCATGGAAGAAGGCACTTCAAACTCACCGAGTGACATTTGCAGCACCGGCAAGGACGATAACGTCCTGCCTGGCAAGGACTATGACGTCCTGCAATGGGATGCGCGCGAGGAATGCGAGGTCCGGCAGATCCTCGACCGGATCGCCGACAAATGGTCGCTGCTCGTCATTGCGCTGCTTGAAAAACGCACGCTTCGCTTCACGGAATTGAAGAGGAATATCGACGGCATCAGCCAGCGCATGCTGACGACGACGCTGCGGCACCTGGAGCGCGACGGTATCATCGAGCGCACCGTCTATCCGGTCGTGCCGCCGAAGGTCGATTATGCACTGACGCCGCTCGGCTGCACGCTGCACGAGACGATCCGTTCGCTGGTGCTGTGGACCGAGCAGAACCAGGCCGGCATCATCGCCGCGCGGCAACGCTACGATGCGCGAGCCGACAGCGGCATTTAGCCGGGCAACGAATGCTGGCGGGCGCCTTGGCTAAACCGCATGCCGCGACGGATAAATTTGGGCGAAGCCTATCGAACGCGCGCCGGGTTGCCGATCACGGTGGCGCCCGCCGGCACATTCCTGGTGACCACGGCGCCGGCGCCGACGATCGCACCGTCGCCGATCGTGATGCCGCCGAGGATGATGGCGCCGCCGCCGATCCAGACGTCGTTGCCGATAACGACCGGCCGGGCGATCTCGATGCCCTGGCTGCGAAGTTTCGGGTCCTTGTGATGTTCGGCGCAATAAATCTGCACGCCGGGGCCGAACATGGTGCGGTCGCCGACGGTCACCCGGCCGGAATCGAGGATGGTGCAGC contains these protein-coding regions:
- a CDS encoding HAD family hydrolase; this translates as MKVLMVDVDGVLIHGRPTDGLPLFTYLERDLGLRLDLLQQEFFQTCWGDIIIGREPLEPGLSKVLAKIAPHLSAATLIDYWFENDRRRDLDLLKELATLRQSGITLFLATNQEHRRARYLMEEAGLGAHFDGILYSAALGHRKPSPEFFRLATERAGALPGEIAFIDDMAENIEAARLFGWNAAQWTAGARLHETLSAFTQPR
- a CDS encoding GNAT family N-acetyltransferase; its protein translation is MVDIRTLSAEEARAAIPALAQVLADCVAGGASVGFMQPYGPEDAEPYWRDVADTVAAGGNLLLVAELDGSIVGTVQVGAAQMPNQPHRGDLKKLLVHRSARGRGLARLLMDAAEREAAKRGKTLLVLDTATGSDAEAIYPRLGWQRVGVIPDYAMWPQGGFCDTTLFYKRLA
- a CDS encoding helix-turn-helix domain-containing protein, whose protein sequence is MEQELEQAIGIRIRKLRLEKGLTLDDLATASGVSRAMISRIERAEASPTASLLARICAALGLSLSAFFAEEGQQASPLARRQEQQVWRDPETGYLRRSVSAPGTASDIDIVEVEFPSGARVSFPPHASAHGMTQHVWLFDGELEMTAGEVVYRLRPGDCLFMPVGEGHVFHNPGHAPARYCVVLDRGGR
- the tenA gene encoding thiaminase II; the encoded protein is MDASTQSTELTAGFTAAAWDRIAPVMAKIEVLPLLTRLSDGTLPPEVFRHYILQDALYLKHYARCLAIVAAKAPDNAQVLRFLGSAQKAITVEQGLHAGFLTQFGITSADVTSAEPSPACFAYTNFLLATAYHRSYAVALSSILPCFWIYWHVGEAIKNRPAIEGNAFQAWINTYGDPQFAAGAREVIALTDIAARAASPVERAEMSDVFVRASQYEWMFWDSAWRLETWPV
- the lepA gene encoding translation elongation factor 4 — encoded protein: MARMSTNSTTPLSHIRNFSIVAHIDHGKSTLADRLIQTTGGLAEREMSEQVLDNMDIERERGITIKAQTVRLHYQANNGEKYILNLIDTPGHVDFAYEVSRSLSACEGSLLVVDASQGVEAQTLANVYQAIDNNHEIVTVLNKIDLPAAEPDRIKEQIEEVIGIDASEAVLISAKTGLGIPDVLEAIVNKLPAPKSPGGDKAPLKALLVDSWYDTYLGVMVLVRIIDGVLTKGQTIRMMGTDAKYQVERVGVLTPKMVNADSLGPGEIGFITASIKEVADTRVGDTITEDKRPTAQALPGFKPAQPVVFCGLFPVDAADFEDLRAAMGKLRLNDASFSFEMESSAALGFGFRCGFLGLLHLEIIQERLEREFDLDLIATAPSVVYKMFMTDGSERELHNPADMPDVVKISEIHEPWIRATILTPDDYLGGILKLCQDRRGIQIELTYVGTRAMLTYDLPLNEVVFDFYDRLKSISKGYASFDYTLTDHREGNLVKMSILVNGEPVDALSMMVHRTAAEKRGRDMCEKLKELIPKHMFKIPIQAAIGGNVIARETISALRKDVTAKCYGGDATRKRKLLDKQKAGKKRMRQFGKVEIPQEAFIAALKMGDE
- a CDS encoding type II toxin-antitoxin system CcdA family antitoxin, whose translation is MAQRPRKAANLSLDEGLVSQARDLKINISRAAEDGIAKAIKAERERLWRIENAEAIAASNAYVEKHGLPFQKYRQF
- a CDS encoding CcdB family protein, with amino-acid sequence MARFHVYNLVHTDALALDLQSDLHGELTTRIMAPMLPLEALPKIMRQLNPQFVIDDVPYVMATQFVGAISTKEIGVAAADLTSDSDRITSALDFLFQGF
- a CDS encoding MFS transporter; protein product: MLNIALPAIRADLGLSTTTLSAVVSAYVLGYAGFMLLGGRAADIFGRKRVFLTALAVFLAFSGLGGFASEGWILLVARFVTGAASAFMTPAGLALITANFPEGAQRNRAVMIYASTASAGFSLGLVAGGLLAAIDWRWVFFAPVVLAAILLAVAPRLIVDRGAGAARGKFDLSGAVTLTGAMLLAAYGITRLEHPGEGAEWTIAVFVASTLLWFAFILIERSSTAPLVRLGILRSAALIRANLGALLFAGSFFGFQFIASLYLQELLGWTPMQTSLALLAIGIDAVVAPILTPRLVNRFGNVCVILGGFLLALVCYALFSRMGFDWTYAAMFPSMLLLGLAFALGYGPLTIIATDGIAEDEHGLASGLVNTAIQFGAALGLSGVSAIGAYMLGEEISPEARLESLRVALLVPIAAAALGGWSWQRACGAAVAPAARRSPDGACQGYASWPCHLDSGDHSARSWTKGEIS
- a CDS encoding winged helix-turn-helix transcriptional regulator, which translates into the protein MEEGTSNSPSDICSTGKDDNVLPGKDYDVLQWDAREECEVRQILDRIADKWSLLVIALLEKRTLRFTELKRNIDGISQRMLTTTLRHLERDGIIERTVYPVVPPKVDYALTPLGCTLHETIRSLVLWTEQNQAGIIAARQRYDARADSGI
- a CDS encoding sugar O-acetyltransferase, giving the protein MSASEREKMAAGEWYCCLDDELDLLRRQARLAVHAHNTLPPDARGAMAPDVFIEAPFHCSYGINIILGERVYFNAGCTILDSGRVTVGDRTMFGPGVQIYCAEHHKDPKLRSQGIEIARPVVIGNDVWIGGGAIILGGITIGDGAIVGAGAVVTRNVPAGATVIGNPARVR